In a single window of the Raphanus sativus cultivar WK10039 chromosome 9, ASM80110v3, whole genome shotgun sequence genome:
- the LOC108834671 gene encoding uncharacterized protein LOC108834671 isoform X1 produces MAMTTTNISSFSLSLPQVFTIRNNKPANPPPPFLFPRLNSRFRPLTLTASASASPNSFSDDGSGFSLDDFALHSDSRSPNKKWLLADLIQEIEPLDVSLIQKDVPLTTLDAMKRTISGMLGLLPSDRFQVHIESLWDPLSKLLVSSMMTGYTLRNAEYRLFLEKNLDMDDDEDLESHATEKGTDTEHGDDVSVENNASSSTKDSNLSEMIDKEGLGRVSSEAQEYIFRLQSQLSSVKKELQEVRRKNAALQMQQFVGEEKNDLLDYLRSLQPEKVAELSEPAAPEVKETIHSVVHGLLATLSPKMHSKLPASEAPPTETVNAKGDEDCAELVENTSLHYQPLISLTRDYLARLLFWCMLLGHYLRGLEYRMELMEVLNLTCDANGSENVA; encoded by the exons ATGGCGATGACGACGACGAATATCTCTTCCTTCTCCCTTTCTCTTCCTCAAGTCTTCACCATCCGTAACAACAAACCCGCAAACCCTCCTCCTCCCTTCCTTTTCCCTCGGCTCAACTCGAGATTCCGACCCCTCACTCTCACCGCTTCCGCCTCAGCTTCTCCCAACAGTTTCAGCGACGATGGCAGCGGCTTCTCCCTCGACGATTTCGCACTCCATTCCGATTCTCGATCACCTAATAAG aAGTGGTTACTTGCAGATCTAATCCAAGAGATAGAACCATTAGATGTGAGTCTGATTCAGAAAGATGTTCCACTCACTACTTTGGACGCTATGAAAAGAACAATCTCAGGAATGTTGGGTCTTCTTCCTTCTGATAGGTTTCAAGTCCATATCGAATCTCTTTGGGACCCTCTGTCTAAGCTACTCGTCTCTTCCATGATGACTGG GTATACATTGAGGAACGCAGAGTATCGGCTTTTTCTTGAAAAGAACCTTGACATGGATGATGATGAGGACCTGGAAAGCCACGCTACAGAGAAAGGGACTGATACGGAACACGGTGACGACGTTTCTGTTGAGAATAATGCTTCTTCATCCACAAAGGATAGCAACCTCTCTGAAATGATTGATAAAGAAGGTCTTGGCAGAGTATCCTCTGAAGCTCAAGAATATATCTTCCGTCTGCAGTCACAATTGTCTTCTGTGAAAAAA GAATTACAAGAAGTGAGGCGAAAAAACGCTGCCCTTCAAATGCAGCAGTTTGTTGGCGAAGAGAAGAATGATTTGTTAGACTATTTAAGATCGTTGCAACCTGAGAAG GTAGCTGAGTTGTCAGAACCCGCGGCTCCTGAGGTGAAAGAGACGATCCACTCTGTTGTTCACGGTCTTCTCGCAACCCTTTCACCGAAAATGCACTCTAAATTGCCCGCATCGGAAGCTCCACCTACTGAAACTGTAAATGCTAAAGGCGATGAAGATTGTGCTGAGCTTGTAGAGAACACTTCGCTTCATTATCAACCTCTCATCTCACTAACTCGAGATTACCTTGCTCGTCTTCTCTTCTG GTGCATGTTGTTAGGACACTATCTCAGAGGTTTGGAATATCGAATGGAACTAATGGAGGTTCTAAATTTGACATGCGATGCTAATGGGTCTGAAAACGTTGCTTGA
- the LOC108834671 gene encoding uncharacterized protein LOC108834671 isoform X2 translates to MAMTTTNISSFSLSLPQVFTIRNNKPANPPPPFLFPRLNSRFRPLTLTASASASPNSFSDDGSGFSLDDFALHSDSRSPNKWLLADLIQEIEPLDVSLIQKDVPLTTLDAMKRTISGMLGLLPSDRFQVHIESLWDPLSKLLVSSMMTGYTLRNAEYRLFLEKNLDMDDDEDLESHATEKGTDTEHGDDVSVENNASSSTKDSNLSEMIDKEGLGRVSSEAQEYIFRLQSQLSSVKKELQEVRRKNAALQMQQFVGEEKNDLLDYLRSLQPEKVAELSEPAAPEVKETIHSVVHGLLATLSPKMHSKLPASEAPPTETVNAKGDEDCAELVENTSLHYQPLISLTRDYLARLLFWCMLLGHYLRGLEYRMELMEVLNLTCDANGSENVA, encoded by the exons ATGGCGATGACGACGACGAATATCTCTTCCTTCTCCCTTTCTCTTCCTCAAGTCTTCACCATCCGTAACAACAAACCCGCAAACCCTCCTCCTCCCTTCCTTTTCCCTCGGCTCAACTCGAGATTCCGACCCCTCACTCTCACCGCTTCCGCCTCAGCTTCTCCCAACAGTTTCAGCGACGATGGCAGCGGCTTCTCCCTCGACGATTTCGCACTCCATTCCGATTCTCGATCACCTAATAAG TGGTTACTTGCAGATCTAATCCAAGAGATAGAACCATTAGATGTGAGTCTGATTCAGAAAGATGTTCCACTCACTACTTTGGACGCTATGAAAAGAACAATCTCAGGAATGTTGGGTCTTCTTCCTTCTGATAGGTTTCAAGTCCATATCGAATCTCTTTGGGACCCTCTGTCTAAGCTACTCGTCTCTTCCATGATGACTGG GTATACATTGAGGAACGCAGAGTATCGGCTTTTTCTTGAAAAGAACCTTGACATGGATGATGATGAGGACCTGGAAAGCCACGCTACAGAGAAAGGGACTGATACGGAACACGGTGACGACGTTTCTGTTGAGAATAATGCTTCTTCATCCACAAAGGATAGCAACCTCTCTGAAATGATTGATAAAGAAGGTCTTGGCAGAGTATCCTCTGAAGCTCAAGAATATATCTTCCGTCTGCAGTCACAATTGTCTTCTGTGAAAAAA GAATTACAAGAAGTGAGGCGAAAAAACGCTGCCCTTCAAATGCAGCAGTTTGTTGGCGAAGAGAAGAATGATTTGTTAGACTATTTAAGATCGTTGCAACCTGAGAAG GTAGCTGAGTTGTCAGAACCCGCGGCTCCTGAGGTGAAAGAGACGATCCACTCTGTTGTTCACGGTCTTCTCGCAACCCTTTCACCGAAAATGCACTCTAAATTGCCCGCATCGGAAGCTCCACCTACTGAAACTGTAAATGCTAAAGGCGATGAAGATTGTGCTGAGCTTGTAGAGAACACTTCGCTTCATTATCAACCTCTCATCTCACTAACTCGAGATTACCTTGCTCGTCTTCTCTTCTG GTGCATGTTGTTAGGACACTATCTCAGAGGTTTGGAATATCGAATGGAACTAATGGAGGTTCTAAATTTGACATGCGATGCTAATGGGTCTGAAAACGTTGCTTGA
- the LOC108832419 gene encoding protein SYM1 isoform X2 yields the protein MMSGGALFRNVAAQLIRRNGSASDPFGKTGARLQSRRPYFPGRAKETRNDQTGLSPPPSSSSVGIVGWYLGMVKSRPVLTKGVTSCLIYIAADLSSQTITKEKASSESYDLVRTARMGAYGLFILGPVQHQWFGFMSRLFPKQDIVTTLKKMAMGQTVYGPTIMVIFLSFNALLQGEGGSDIVARLKRDLLPVMLNCVMYWPVCDFITFKFFPVHLQPLVSNSFSYVWSIYMTYMGNREKPAAISS from the exons ATGATGAGCGGAGGAGCCTTGTTCAGAAACGTCGCCGCCCAGCTGATAAGGCGGAACGGTTCGGCATCCGATCCGTTTGGCAAAACCGGAGCAAGATTGCAATCGAGGCGGCCTTATTTTCCCGGTAGagcaaaagaaacaagaaacgaTCAAACCGGACTCTCACCTCCTCCTTCTTCCTCGTCTGTTGGTATCGTGGGATGGTATCTTGGTATGGTGAAATCACGCCCCGTTCTCACCAAAGGAGTCACTTCTTGCCTTATTTACATCGCCGCCGATTTGTCCTCTCAG ACCATTACGAAGGAGAAAGCTTCTTCAGAATCGTATGACCTGGTGAGAACAGCAAGGATGGGAGCATATGGTCTATTTATCTTGGGTCCTGTACAGCACCAGTGGTTCGGTTTCATGTCAAGACTCTTCCCTAAACAAGATATCGTCACAACGCTTAAGAAAATGGCCATGGGACAGACTGTCTACGGTCCTACGATTATGGTGATTTTTTTATCATTCAACGCATTACTACAGG GTGAAGGCGGTTCTGATATAGTTGCTCGATTGAAAAGGGACCTTCTTCCCGTGATGTTAAACTGTGTCATGTATtggcctgtttgtgattttataaCATTCAAGTTCTTCCCTGTTCATCTACAG CCTCTTGTAAGCAACTCGTTTTCATATGTGTGGTCCATCTACATGACTTACATGGGAAATCGTGAAAAACCAGCGGCAATTTCAAGCTGA
- the LOC108832419 gene encoding protein SYM1 isoform X1 has translation MVGILLRKHASLNNPQILGMMSGGALFRNVAAQLIRRNGSASDPFGKTGARLQSRRPYFPGRAKETRNDQTGLSPPPSSSSVGIVGWYLGMVKSRPVLTKGVTSCLIYIAADLSSQTITKEKASSESYDLVRTARMGAYGLFILGPVQHQWFGFMSRLFPKQDIVTTLKKMAMGQTVYGPTIMVIFLSFNALLQGEGGSDIVARLKRDLLPVMLNCVMYWPVCDFITFKFFPVHLQPLVSNSFSYVWSIYMTYMGNREKPAAISS, from the exons ATGGTCGGGATTCTG ctTCGAAAACACGCTTCCCTCAACAATCCCCAGATTCTCGGAATGATGAGCGGAGGAGCCTTGTTCAGAAACGTCGCCGCCCAGCTGATAAGGCGGAACGGTTCGGCATCCGATCCGTTTGGCAAAACCGGAGCAAGATTGCAATCGAGGCGGCCTTATTTTCCCGGTAGagcaaaagaaacaagaaacgaTCAAACCGGACTCTCACCTCCTCCTTCTTCCTCGTCTGTTGGTATCGTGGGATGGTATCTTGGTATGGTGAAATCACGCCCCGTTCTCACCAAAGGAGTCACTTCTTGCCTTATTTACATCGCCGCCGATTTGTCCTCTCAG ACCATTACGAAGGAGAAAGCTTCTTCAGAATCGTATGACCTGGTGAGAACAGCAAGGATGGGAGCATATGGTCTATTTATCTTGGGTCCTGTACAGCACCAGTGGTTCGGTTTCATGTCAAGACTCTTCCCTAAACAAGATATCGTCACAACGCTTAAGAAAATGGCCATGGGACAGACTGTCTACGGTCCTACGATTATGGTGATTTTTTTATCATTCAACGCATTACTACAGG GTGAAGGCGGTTCTGATATAGTTGCTCGATTGAAAAGGGACCTTCTTCCCGTGATGTTAAACTGTGTCATGTATtggcctgtttgtgattttataaCATTCAAGTTCTTCCCTGTTCATCTACAG CCTCTTGTAAGCAACTCGTTTTCATATGTGTGGTCCATCTACATGACTTACATGGGAAATCGTGAAAAACCAGCGGCAATTTCAAGCTGA
- the LOC108823940 gene encoding classical arabinogalactan protein 9, with protein MGRQFVILAICIVLIAGVGGQAPSSPPTATPAPPTPTTPPPAATPPPVSAPPPATTSPPPATTAPPPVATPPPVASPPPATPPPVATPPPVVSPPPATPPPVATPPPAPLASPPAQVPALAPTTKPDAPSSSPLSSPPLPATDAPGPSIDSLSPGPSTDSNDQNGATKTVSSLILGSVLVWFMI; from the exons atgggTCGCCAATTTGTTATCCTTGCGATCTGCATAGTCCTCATCGCCGGCGTCGGAGGTCAAGCTCCGTCTTCACCACCAACAGCTACACCAGCACCACCGACTCCAACCACTCCACCACCAGCTGCGACTCCTCCTCCTGTCTCAGCTCCTCCACCAGCCACCACTTCACCTCCTCCAGCCACCACCGCTCCTCCCCCCGTCGCTACTCCTCCTCCCGTCGCTTCTCCACCTCCAGCAACTCCTCCTCCCGTCGCTACTCCTCCCCCCGTCGTTTCCCCTCCTCCAGCAACTCCTCCTCCCGTGGCTACTCCTCCTCCAGCTCCTCTTGCATCTCCTCCCGCTCAGGTTCCGGCTCTTGCTCCGACAACGAAGCCAGACGCTCCTTCTTCATCACCGTTGTCTAGCCCGCCGCTTCCGGCAACTGATGCTCCGGGACCGAGCATCGATTCGCTCTCTCCAGGACCTTCCACCGATTCAAATGACCAG AATGGTGCAACCAAGACGGTTTCCAGCCTGATACTTGGATCTGTTCTCGTTTGGTTTATGATCTAA
- the LOC130500382 gene encoding gibberellin-regulated protein 7: MKIIAVSIFSVASLLLITSSLASLTISGGGTGAVAPAPEIKDGAELEKWCGGKCEVRCEEAGMKDRCLKYCGICCKECKCVPSGTYGNKHECACYRDKLSSKKTPKCP; this comes from the exons atgaagataattgcagtCTCCATATTCTCTGTTGCCTCACTTCTTCTTATAACTTCATCTCTTGCTTCGCTAACTATCTCAG GTGGTGGTACTGGTGCGGTAGCTCCAGCGCCGGAGATCAAAGATGGTGCAGAGTTAGAGAAATGGTGTGGAGGGAAGTGTGAAGTGAGATGCGAAGAAGCAGGTATGAAGGATAGATGTTTGAAGTATTGTGGGATATGCTGCAAAGAGTGTAAGTGTGTTCCTTCAGGAACTTACGGGAACAAGCATGAGTGTGCTTGCTATCGTGACAAGCTCAGCAGCAAAAAGACTCCCAAGTGTCCTTGA